Sequence from the Sporohalobacter salinus genome:
TATTCTGATTAATTTCTTTTAAATGAGTTTTAAGCATTAACTCTGAATATACCATATTTGATAATTTATCGTAAGAAGTTTCTAACATTGGTATTACACCATGAATAGGATTCCTACCTCTCATACCATTAAATTCAGTCCCGAAAAAATCTTCTAATACATTTAACTTTCTAGCATCAAATTTTCCTCCTCGACTATCTGGATCAATATCTTCACTTTCAGTCCAAGTGAAAAGAATTTTGTTCATTATCTCCTGCCGCTTTTGTGAGTCCTTTTCTGCCATAAATTCTTCGACATATTCAATTAATTTATCATCTCTTAACATAGCTTGTCTTAATGAATGTACGTTACCATAACCTCTTAACTCTGGTAACCCTTTTATTTCTTCAGTTTCCTCAATTATTTCACTTGCCTCAGTATCAACTAAATCTCTAGAAAAAAGAAATTCTTTTATCTGCTTTACTTCTCCATCAACACTTTCGTAGTTTCCTTTATTTCTAATGACGTTACCATTTTCTTCTGTTTTAGAAACATGTTCATGATTAAGATTTATAGATTTAATATCTAATTCTTTTAAGGTATATAGTTCATCTGCTTCCGATTCTCCATTTTGATTCTTATCCTGCCAAACTTTTAATTGAGAATAAATTTCGTCATTTTTATCAATCTTATTATCTGAATTACTATCATATTCTCCTAACATTTCAAATCCAGACTTTGTTTCAGTTCCAAAAAGCTCACTTCCATCATCAATAGTCCCATTATTATTCTTATCTAAAGTTAACAAGCCGTCTTTTGAGTTTATCCATCCAGTCTTTTCCTTAAAATCATTATTATCAAGATCAAAATGGACTCCCTTTTCTTGTCCTATAGTTTTAATTCCATCTCCGTTTAAATCTAATGTCAGAGGATCCCAATTACTATCTTGACGGGTTAAAGCATTTCTGTAAGCTTCTATATTACCTGGATTATACATATCAATAGGTAAGCCAGGTCTTTCAACAGTGCATTTGAAATCTTCAATATAATCTAATAAGTAGTCATAAGCTGCTTCTTCAAACCACTTCTCTGCTTCTGTTCCAGCAACCAATCCTAATACAAAAAAACTAGCTGCAGCTAAAGTAACTCCTGTAGTTCTTATTCCTGCCCTTTTTGCACCATAAGTAAGAGCTTTACACACACTAGCATTAACTGCTGCTCCTCCTATATTTGCTGATAATACTTCACCAAAAGTACCTTTACCAGCATTATAATCCATAGCAGCATCTATGGCTACTGCAGGCCCATCGACAAAATACATCTTAGTACTATACTTTGTTGTAGAAGATATTCCAGGAGTATCATCTAAAGCATCAGTTATAGCTTTTCCTTGTATTCCAAAAGGAACACTCTTACCATATCTTTTTGTAATTTGATCTTTAGTTGTTTTTAATCCATTTATTATTTTTTCCATTTTAATCGTCTTTTCTTCCCCATTTTCTCTTTTGTACTTTAGCGTTTTTCCATCACCATCATCCTCAATCCGAGCATCTGCTATTCTACTAAAATCATTATTTATCATCTTTTCTTTATCAACACTCATATTTATTGACTCTCCTTATTATCATTTAATTTTAATTCTTTTATCTTATCTTTAAGCTCTTCACTTTTAGTCTTTTGATAACCTTTCTGTAAAACTTTTAACATTTTATCGTATTTATTTTGTTCCTCATAAACTTTAGCTAACATCAAGTAAACCAATTCGATATCCTTATCTCTTGCTACATTTAAAGCTCTATTAACACCAGAAGCAAAGTTCTTTTTACTAATTTTTACATTTTCTTAGCTTCTTGCTGATCATTCTTATTAATCAAATAACCAGTAAATATTCCTAATCTAAAAACGAACAAACCAATTCCTATACCAATAAGAAAAGAAATAATAGCAAAAATTCCTGCCCTAATAACTTCAGGTATCTTATTAATATCACCAATACTACTAAAAATTAAAATAAATAGAATATCATAATAAGAAATCTGATTATATCTAAAGGTATATATTATTCCTCCTATAAACATGCAAAATAATCCAAGTGGAAATCTCCACTTAATTAAATACTCCTTAGAAAATAAATTAAAAACTACAATACAACATATAAATCGCATCAAAAATATTCCAAATGCCACAATTATTATATCTTTCCAATCCACCTTCAATGTCAAATTTACCACTCCCTATACATATTCTCCTCTTCTCAATTTTCACTTTTAAATTTTCAATATCTTGCTTTTAATAGTTAACCTATCTAATAACTTAATTTATTATCTAACTCACCACCTTTGCTTTTTTTCGTATTAAATATAAAAACCTGTAATCCTTTAACAGACTACAGGTGGGTTTGCCATTAGCTCTGTATAACTCCGGCAACCAGACATAAGTTATACTTCTTAGCCCTTATATTGTTTTTATTCGACAACATAATGCTAATCAAAACATATTATCTTAAATAATTATCATTTATTTAAATGATAATACCTATTTATGCTGATATTTTACCATATAAATGAAATATATGCAACTAATTCTAGAAATTTATTCTCTAATGCATATTTTATAAATAATTACAAGAACAATTTATAACTGTTAATTCCATTCCTGAGCTCTATTTTCATTATTTAAACTTTTTCCTACATCTACAGCTATATCAAAACATGACGATATACCGCTCACACTTATGACTGTAGTAATTCCTTTTATTCGTTCTTTTGTTAAATTTTTATTTCCCTTGCTTTCTTATAATCTTTTTCTCCAGTTTTTTAATATCTAGATTCTTAATTTCGCCTACTATCTTTCTATATTTCTTTATTACTTCTAAAGCTTCTTTATATTTATTCTGTTCATAAAAAGCATGAGCTTTATAATAAGCTATATTGCGTCTTTCATCTATTACAATACACTTATTTAAATCTTCTAATGCTTTATCGATTTCTCCCATATCTATATAAGTTAAACCTCTATTAAGATGGGCTAAATAATCATTTTCATCTATTTTTATTGCTTTAGTATAATAATCTATCGCTTTATCTAAATTTTGTTTTCTATTATATAAAATCGCTATATTATTATATACTGCAACCTTTATATCAGAATCAGTTACTTCTGGAATTAACTCTTCTCCATAATCAATTCCTCTAGTCACATATTTCTTAGCAGTCTTTTCCTTACCTATTTTCTTATA
This genomic interval carries:
- a CDS encoding calcium-binding protein yields the protein MSVDKEKMINNDFSRIADARIEDDGDGKTLKYKRENGEEKTIKMEKIINGLKTTKDQITKRYGKSVPFGIQGKAITDALDDTPGISSTTKYSTKMYFVDGPAVAIDAAMDYNAGKGTFGEVLSANIGGAAVNASVCKALTYGAKRAGIRTTGVTLAAASFFVLGLVAGTEAEKWFEEAAYDYLLDYIEDFKCTVERPGLPIDMYNPGNIEAYRNALTRQDSNWDPLTLDLNGDGIKTIGQEKGVHFDLDNNDFKEKTGWINSKDGLLTLDKNNNGTIDDGSELFGTETKSGFEMLGEYDSNSDNKIDKNDEIYSQLKVWQDKNQNGESEADELYTLKELDIKSINLNHEHVSKTEENGNVIRNKGNYESVDGEVKQIKEFLFSRDLVDTEASEIIEETEEIKGLPELRGYGNVHSLRQAMLRDDKLIEYVEEFMAEKDSQKRQEIMNKILFTWTESEDIDPDSRGGKFDARKLNVLEDFFGTEFNGMRGRNPIHGVIPMLETSYDKLSNMVYSELMLKTHLKEINQNIVTTINDNGDRHYDFSKVSDLFSKYVKNDSEYAKSLLNEFTKIINSYDLADKNNITKFYKDIYEIDNTLLKENYHFEVGNDEILLGFKGKDKLSGSKGKDKLLGGTEADKLHGNKGADILQGEAGKDKLYGGKGSDILEGGKGSDYLNGGYGNDVYRFEKG
- a CDS encoding tetratricopeptide repeat protein, with amino-acid sequence MTRGIDYGEELIPEVTDSDIKVAVYNNIAILYNRKQNLDKAIDYYTKAIKIDENDYLAHLNRGLTYIDMGEIDKALEDLNKCIVIDERRNIAYYKAHAFYEQNKYKEALEVIKKYRKIVGEIKNLDIKKLEKKIIRKQGK